AGACAAGAGATAACATTTTGACGCTGGAGGCGAGATAAGGGTGAGGTATGTCCTTTTCAGGGACAGTCTGTTCAAATGGATGTTGAACATAATGAAAGAGTCCAATTCGGAAAAGATAAAGCATAATGCGCTTGTTTTGGGCCTAGATCCAGAACGGTCATCCCTGTTCTAACGTATGGTTTAAGCAATTTCTTCGGATTTTGTAGCCATCTTCGGATCCGGTTGTCCAATCCTCCCGCTCTTTCAACCGGGCATACGTGATGGTTCTTTTCACTCATTCTCGATCTCTCTTTCCGCTTCGATGCCGTGAATAAAGAGGCGTTCGCAGCCGCTTGGTCAAAATAAAATCGCCGCCGAGTAATGGTTATTTATTCTTCCTGTGCTTCATTGCGTTTTTGCAAAACGCTCCAAACTGCTTGTCCTTTCTCCGCCGTTCCATATAAGACATCTTATGGTAATTCGATTCCTTCAATAGTTTCAGATAACTTCGGTGGCGCTCTTCGCTGATATCTCCATTCTCAACAGCTTTAAGAATCGCGCATCCCGCCTCGATCGTATGTGTGCAGTCTCTAAATCGGCAGCCGTCCGACAATTCCCGAATGTCCGAGAAACTCTCATCGACTCCGTCTCCGGCGTCCATTATGGCGAGCTCTCTCATTCCGGGATTATCAATTATCATGGCGCCGTTATCGAGCATGATCAGTTGGCGCCGTACTGTCGTGTGTCTTCCCCTGCCATCCTTTTCGCGAACCGGGTAGGTCTCAAACTGTTCGCCGCCCAGCAGATGATTCAACAGCGTTGTCTTGCCAACGCCGGAGGATCCCAAGAGGCAATAGGTTTTCCCTTTTTCCAGCGTTTGGCGGATTAGATTCAATCCGGCGCCTGTCGTATTGCTGAATGTTATGACTCTATTTTGAATACCAGAATCCCGAATCTCTTCAATCTTCCGCTCCAACTCCTGAGGATTATTTAAATCACTCTTACTCAGAAGAATGACCGGCTCAATCCGCTCCTGATTCGCTATCACCAAATAGCGATCGAGTCTCCGTAAATTGAAATTGGTGTCACAAGATTGAACGATAAAGGCCACATCGAGATTAGAGGCTATGATCTGAAAAGAGATATCCCTACCGGCGGCTTTCCTTTTTAGAGTGGATTTTCGAGGGAGCAGATTTTGAATAATGGCCATCGTGCCGTCATTATGATACTGAACCAAAACCCAGTCTCCCACACACGGCCATTCCAAACTCGATTCGGTTGAAAACATAAGCTTGCCGGCCAGTTGAGCTGGGATCTCATTCATTTCATCCCGCACCAGATATCGTTCCCGGTCGACCGTCGTGACACGGGCAAGCTTAAACTCCGTGGTTTTCAGCTCTTCCCAGCGCTCCTGAAACCAGCTGTCGAAACCAAGCTTCCCAAGATCCATCATCCACTCCCCAGTTTAAGGCAAAGATTCCTTCTTATTATAGTATTTGACGGCAAAAAATTTCAGGAAAAGCGAAGTGACCCGGAAAAATTATCGGGGGGTATTTGAATTCGCATTTAATCCCCGCTCAACAAAATGCCGTTCCAGTGTCGTTTTTCTACTGGTTCGGATTCCCCGTCTCAGCAAATCTCTTCAGTCGTATTAGTTGCCCATTGAGAACGGTATCGACTATAGGGGCGATATTTTGCAGGCCTCCATCAATGTATCCACCGACACTGTACGTAAATCCCAGCCTGGTTGAATCGCCTATCGCCTCGAACATCCATGTCATACTCCCCGCAAGGCCAAAACCCTGGAGCGGGCCAAGAGCGCCTGACATGCGAAGCGTCTTGCCTGGGGAATTATAAACAACTTCGAGGTGGCGAACGCCGCCGCCATCGGGTAGCGCCTCGCAGAAACAACCACCCGGCCTTGCGTCAATAGACAGGTTTTTGGAATCGCCGGAAAAGGTATGTGCCGGATCCCACCATTCGGAGACATCCTGCACCAGATTATTATAGACACTGAGAGGAGTCCCATAGATGGGGATTTCGATTTTCAGAAAGAAGCCTGAATCCGTGCAGCTCGATACTTCCGCCACCGCCGGCGCGCAGACTGACAGAACAACGAGAATTACGAATTGGCTGAAAAGTTGCTTCATGATTCACTCCTTCTTATCATCCCCACACCCCATGAATCACCGCGGGAATGATAGAGGCAAGGCCGATGATCAACAAGATTATGTTAATGATTTTACGCAAGGCGGGCTTTGACATCCGGTTGCCGATCGGCATTCCGATACTGGCGCCCAGAAAGACAGCTGGCGTCAATAGCAGGGCAAGGAGCACGCTATGGAGGATATCCGGGCCAAAAGCTATATAGAGCAAAGCAAGCTGTACGGGGATTGAAGTGGCGAAAACAGCGAAAAGAAATCCTCTCGTCTTTTCGGCTGACCAGTTATGGGCCAGTGACCATAGGACCAAGGGTGGGCCGCCCATTCCACTCACCCCGGCCAAGATCCCACTCGAGCTGAAAGCCAAACCACCCCAAATCCAGTGAACAGATTCTACTGGTGGTTTTCGGCCGATCATTTGGATCCCCACCAGGACACACAAGATGAAGCCGACGATCATTTTAATCACCATCGGATCCCATGAAACGATACTTCTGAGAGCCAGCAAGCCTACCCCGACCATGACGGTTCGCGTCGCCGTCGCTACCAATGAGGATTTCCATGGCACCGAGGCGCGAAGCCGGCTGGCGCCCAAGACTGATTGAAGAAAGGAACAAACAGCCATCGTCGCAATCACATGGGGCAGCGGCATACCCATCCAGATAAGTAAAGGAGCCGCAAACAAAGCAAAGGCGAAGCCAACGGCGCTCTGAATGGCACTGGCCAGAAATATGACGACAGCAATGCCTAGGATATATAGAATGTTAAAATTCATGGCACCCGGCTTCTGAGTAAAGAACAAGTCCGCTTTGGTTAGACGGCGAAAATGTTTTGGCTCTCCGCACTCCTCTGCAAATAAATCCAAGCAGCCCTACTCAAGATATGCCAGGTGTCTTTCAAATGCGAAGGATTTCGCGTTATCTGATCACCAGGACCTTCTCTGATTGCGCCTGCTGGCCGACTTCAAGCCGGGCCAGATAGAGCCCCCCGGCGACAGGTCGATCATTGTCATCACGGCCATCCCAAATAATATTATGCGATCCCCGGTTCAGCTGTTGCTCTACCAAAGTTCGCACAATTCTCCCGTTGACATTATAAACTTTCAATGACACAACACTGCTATGCGGAAGAGCGAATGAATAGGCTGTTCCGGTGTGCATTGGGTTGGGTCCCACATGCAACCCCAGAACCGGATCCACGGATACATTTCTTATATCGGATGTCGGACAATCAAAGGGGCCGAGAAAGTCACATACTTTCGGAGTCGTATTGTCGTAGGCAACCTGAAGCTCGTCCATCACCGTGGACATCGGTTTATCAGATTCACTGATGCTATACGCTTCAATTTGAATGGCCAGCTTTTTGGGGAGCCCACAGACTGATATGTCTTCTTCATTGTCCAAAAAGAGAAACTCATCCATTAGATCCGGATCACCATACATAGGCCTGCCGCTCACTACTGTCAGCTTCACATCCGCAGCATCGATCTCGAGAAGGGCTTGATACGGATCCTCAGGATCACCGGGAATAACCATGAGATCGGCCTGATAACCCGTCGCCACTTGGCCTATTCGATCTTCAGCGCCCATGGCATAGGCGGCATTCCTTGTGGCAAAGAGGGCAAAATCCACGGGCTCAATCGTACTGCCCCAGAAAAGTGTGTTCAATTTGTTGCCATACTGGATTTCCTGCAGCATGTCCCGCGTGCCCGATTCGGTCCAATCCGGTGCAATTGCAACATTCACCCCGGCGAGCAGAGCGCCCGGAATGTCGGGCGATGCAGCATAAAGGAACATGTCGCTTTTGGGAGACCAGACCAGATTGGCCTCTGCTTCAGCCATGAGTTGCCATTCAGTTGGACCGTACGGGATACCATGAAGGATGGTCGTCCGCCAATCCAACATGCCCCATTGCCGCCAGGTATAAAATTCCTGTAAAGCGGCCGC
This region of Candidatus Eisenbacteria bacterium genomic DNA includes:
- the rsgA gene encoding ribosome small subunit-dependent GTPase A, yielding MDLGKLGFDSWFQERWEELKTTEFKLARVTTVDRERYLVRDEMNEIPAQLAGKLMFSTESSLEWPCVGDWVLVQYHNDGTMAIIQNLLPRKSTLKRKAAGRDISFQIIASNLDVAFIVQSCDTNFNLRRLDRYLVIANQERIEPVILLSKSDLNNPQELERKIEEIRDSGIQNRVITFSNTTGAGLNLIRQTLEKGKTYCLLGSSGVGKTTLLNHLLGGEQFETYPVREKDGRGRHTTVRRQLIMLDNGAMIIDNPGMRELAIMDAGDGVDESFSDIRELSDGCRFRDCTHTIEAGCAILKAVENGDISEERHRSYLKLLKESNYHKMSYMERRRKDKQFGAFCKNAMKHRKNK
- a CDS encoding TSUP family transporter, with product MNFNILYILGIAVVIFLASAIQSAVGFAFALFAAPLLIWMGMPLPHVIATMAVCSFLQSVLGASRLRASVPWKSSLVATATRTVMVGVGLLALRSIVSWDPMVIKMIVGFILCVLVGIQMIGRKPPVESVHWIWGGLAFSSSGILAGVSGMGGPPLVLWSLAHNWSAEKTRGFLFAVFATSIPVQLALLYIAFGPDILHSVLLALLLTPAVFLGASIGMPIGNRMSKPALRKIINIILLIIGLASIIPAVIHGVWG